The bacterium DNA window TCCGCCGCCCGCCCCGGCCGCCGACCGCATCACCGGCCGCGACTTCGCCACCCGCAGCGAGGTCATCGCCCGCCACTGCATGGCGGCTACGAGCCAGCCCCTGGCCACGCAGATCGCCCTGGAC harbors:
- a CDS encoding gamma-glutamyltransferase; the encoded protein is MRRTPLMNRILLLGFLLTMTFPPPAPAADRITGRDFATRSEVIARHCMAATSQPLATQIALD